Proteins found in one Miscanthus floridulus cultivar M001 chromosome 4, ASM1932011v1, whole genome shotgun sequence genomic segment:
- the LOC136550752 gene encoding eukaryotic translation initiation factor 5A-1/2-like, which translates to MSDSEEHHFESKADAGASKTYPQQAGTIRKNGYIVIKGRPCKVVEVSTSKTGKHGHAKCHFVAIDIFTGRKLEDIVPSSHNCDVPHVNRVEYQLIDISEDGFVSLLTETGSTKDDTRLPTDEALQAQIKSGYDEGKDILLTVMSAMGEEQICAVKEIGGKN; encoded by the exons ATGTCGGACTCCGAGGAGCACCACTTTGAGTCCAAGGCCGACGCCGGCGCCTCCAAGACCTATCCGCAGCAGGCCGGCACCATCCGCAAGAACGGCTACATCGTCATCAAGGGCCGTCCCTGCAAG GTTGTTGAGGTCTCCACTTCCAAGACTGGGAAGCATGGCCATGCCAAGTGCCACTTTGTTGCCATTGACATTTTCACTGGAAGGAAGCTTGAGGATATTGTTCCTTCTTCTCACAACTGTGAT GTTCCACATGTTAATCGTGTTGAGTATCAGCTGATTGACATTTCTGAAGATGGATTT GTCAGCCTTTTGACTGAGACTGGCAGCACTAAGGATGACACCAGGCTTCCCACTGATGAAGCTCTGCAAGCCCAG ATCAAGAGTGGATATGATGAAGGAAAGGACATCCTCCTGACCGTGATGTCTGCCATGGGTGAGGAACAGATCTGTGCTGTCAAGGAGATTGGGGGCAAGAACTAA
- the LOC136550754 gene encoding GTPase activating protein 1-like: MDGLVGLLKVRVVRGINLAYRDARGSDPYVVIRLGKKKLKTSVKKRSVNPIWHEELTLTVTNPSQPLKLEVFDKDTFSRDDPMGDAEIDVAPLMEAVNMNPEEIKNGTIIRSVRPSTKNCLADESHVCWRNGKFVQDMILRLKNVESGEIQLQLQWVNIPPVATR, translated from the exons ATGGACGGATTGGTAGGCCTCTTGAAAGTCCGGGTGGTCCGGGGCATCAACCTTGCCTACCGTGACGCAAGAGGCAGCGATCCATATGTCGTCATACgacttggcaagaag AAACTGAAGACAAGCGTGAAGAAGAGATCTGTGAACCCCATCTGGCATGAGGAGCTAACTCTGACCGTCACAAATCCCAGCCAACCACTCAAGCTT GAGGTGTTCGACAAGGACACATTCAGCAGAGATGACCCGATGGGAGACGCGGAGATCGACGTCGCGCCATTGATGGAGGCGGTGAACATGAAcccggaggagatcaagaacggcaCCATCATCAGGTCTGTGAGGCCGAGCACCAAGAACTGCCTCGCCGACGAGAGCCACGTGTGCTGGAGGAACGGCAAGTTCGTGCAGGACATGATCCTCCGGCTCAAGAACGTCGAGAGCGGGGAGATACAGCTGCAGCTGCAATGGGTAAACATTCCTCCGGTTGCAACAAGGTGA
- the LOC136550753 gene encoding pentatricopeptide repeat-containing protein ELI1, chloroplastic-like, translated as MSTTAVLPSPASTRHTSGGSVQHGALTADRAAALLMGCASARRASELQAAAVRAGVDQDKAVDFRLQRAYAASGRLDLAVALLRRTADPTAVFYTSAIHAHSSRGLHQAALALLSEMLLSHGLLPTAHTLSASLPACGGLAVGRALHGYAVKLALSGEPYVATALLGMYARAGEAAAARALFDGMRPDPHVVSVTAMLTCYAKMGLLDDARSLFDGLPSKDLICWNAMMDGYTQHGRPSEALRLFRRMLRSGVEPDEVSVVLALSAVAQLGMAESGRWLHSFVNNSSRRVRLNARVGTALIDMYYKCGSLEDAVAVFRDLGGDVRDIVAWNAMINGYAMHGHSREALAAFDQLRAQGLWPTDITFIGVLNACSHSGLVDEGRELLASMEEEYGIQPKVEHYGCMVDLLGRAGRVEEAFDLVQSMKTTTTAKPDAAMWASLLAACRLHKNMALGERIADHLLANGLANSGTYVLLSNIYAAAGKWREVGRVRSMMRASGIQKEPGCSAVEVGRRVVEFVAGDRSHPRAAEIYAKLDEVKGMARARGHVPRTELVLHDLDDDDAAKEQALAVHSEKLALAFGLISTPPGTAIKIVKNLRACADCHAVLKLVSEVTGRKIVFRDRSRFHHFVDGSCTCGDYW; from the coding sequence ATGTCCACCACCGCCGTGCTCCCCTCCCCGGCATCGACCAGGCACACGTCCGGCGGCAGTGTCCAACATGGCGCCCTCACGGCGGACCGCGCGGCTGCGCTGCTGATGGGCTGCGCGTCCGCGCGCCGCGCATCGGAGCTCCAAGCCGCGGCGGTGCGCGCCGGCGTGGACCAGGACAAAGCCGTGGACTTCCGTCTCCAGCGCGCGTACGCTGCGTCCGGCAGGCTGGACCTCGCCGTGGCGCTGCTCCGCCGCACGGCCGACCCGACCGCCGTCTTCTACACCTCCGCCATCCACGCGCACTCCTCCCGGGGCCTCCACCAAGCGGCGCTGGCGCTCCTCTCGGAGATGCTGCTGTCGCACGGCCTCCTCCCCACCGCGCACACCCTCTCGGCGTCCCTCCCCGCGTGCGGCGGCCTCGCGGTCGGCCGCGCGCTGCACGGGTACGCCGTGAAGCTGGCGCTCTCCGGCGAACCGTACGTGGCCACCGCGCTGCTGGGCATGTACGCGCGCGCCggggaggcagcggcggcgcgggcgctgtTCGACGGGATGCGGCCGGACCCGCACGTGGTGTCGGTGACGGCGATGCTGACCTGCTACGCCAAGATGGGCCTGCTAGACGACGCGCGCAGCCTGTTCGACGGGTTGCCCAGCAAGGACCTCATCTGCTGGAACGCCATGATGGACGGGTACACGCAGCACGGGCGGCCCAGCGAGGCGCTGCGTCTGTTCCGGCGGATGCTGAGGTCGGGCGTGGAGCCCGACGAGGTGTCGGTGGTGCTGGCGCTCTCGGCGGTGGCGCAGCTGGGCATGGCGGAGTCTGGGAGGTGGCTCCACTCGTTCGTGAACAACAGCAGCCGCCGGGTCCGGCTCAACGCCAGGGTCGGCACGGCACTCATCGACATGTACTACAAGTGCGGGAGCCTGGAGGACGCCGTCGCCGTATTCCGCGACCTCGGCGGCGACGTCAGGGACATTGTCGCGTGGAACGCCATGATCAACGGGTATGCGATGCACGGGCACAGCCGGGAGGCGCTGGCGGCGTTCGACCAGCTGCGGGCGCAGGGACTCTGGCCTACCGACATCACCTTCATCGGCGTGCTCAACGCGTGCAGCCACTCTGGGCTGGTCGACGAAGGCCGCGAGCTGTTGGCGTCGATGGAGGAAGAGTACGGCATCCAGCCCAAGGTCGAGCACTACGGCTGCATGGTGGACCTCCTCGGCCGCGCCGGGCGCGTCGAGGAAGCGTTCGACCTCGTGCAGAgcatgaagacgacgacgacggcgaagcCCGACGCGGCGATGTGGGCGTCGCTGCTCGCGGCCTGTCGGCTCCACAAGAACATGGCACTGGGCGAGCGGATCGCCGACCACCTCCTGGCCAACGGGCTGGCCAACTCCGGCACGTACGTCCTGCTGTCGAACATCTACGCGGCGGCGGGGAAGTGGCGGGAGGTGGGGCGGGTGCGGTCGATGATGAGGGCGAGCGGCATCCAGAAGGAGCCCGGGTGCAGCGCCGTGGAGGTGGGGCGGCGTGTGGTGGAGTTCGTGGCCGGGGATCGGAGCCACCCGCGCGCGGCGGAGATCTACGCCAAGCTGGATGAGGTGAAGGGCAtggcgcgggcgcgcgggcaCGTGCCGCGGACCGAGCTGGTGCTGCAcgacctcgacgacgacgacgcggccaAGGAGCAGGCGCTGGCGGTGCACAGCGAGAAGCTGGCCCTGGCGTTTGGGCTCATCAGCACGCCGCCTGGGACGGCGATCAAGATCGTCAAGAACCTCCGGGCGTGCGCCGACTGCCACGCCGTGCTGAAGCTGGTGTCGGAGGTGACGGGGAGGAAGATTGTGTTCAGGGATAGGAGCAGGTTCCACCATTTCGTCGACGGGTCATGCACTTGTGGAGATTACTGGTGA
- the LOC136550688 gene encoding cytochrome P450 71A1-like → MALKQHVAPVALLLTVLVAAPLVVVAGGKKKPASAAAPTSRHDGRRLPPSPRGIPLPGHLHLLGALPHRSLASLARTHGPVLLLRLGRVPTVVVSSAAAAEEVMRAPWPSASSTAATSRSRPTASTGATLARVESFRRVREQEAARIAAWASAAAGGAAVDLSELLTEYANAVVSRAAFGDESALD, encoded by the coding sequence ATGGCTCTCAAACAACATGTTGCTCCCGTCGCCCTCCTGCTCACTGTCCTCGTCGCTGCGCCGCTCGTCGTTGTCGCCGGTGGCAAAAAGAAACCCGCTAGTGCTGCTGCTCCCACGTCACGCCACGATGGTCGGAGGCTGCCACCGTCGCCGCGGGGTATCCCGCTGCCGGGCCACCTCCACCTGCTGGGCGCGCTGCCGCACCGCTCGCTGGCGTCCTTGGCGCGCACGCACGGCCCGGTGCTGCTGCTCCGCCTAGGCCGCGTGCCCACCGTCGTGGTGTCCTCCGCGGCCGCCGCCGAGGAGGTGATgcgggcgccatggccgagcGCCTCCTCTACGGCTGCGACGTCGCGTTCGCGCCCTACGGCGAGTACTGGCGCCACCTTAGCGCGCGTCGAGTCCTTCCGCCGCGTCCGGGAGCAGGAGGCCGCCCGCATCGCCGCCtgggccagcgccgccgccggaggCGCGGCCGTCGACCTCAGCGAGCTCCTCACCGAGTACGCCAACGCCGTTGTGTCGCGTGCCGCGTTCGGCGACGAGAGCGCGCTCGATTGA